AGGCTCCGCTGTGCCGGCTCGTGCATCTTGAACTGCAAAAAATTTTCCCCTTGCGATATCGAGAGTTTTAACAGGCATTAGCAGTATAAGAGCAGGGCAAATATGCACAGGCGCAGCGGGTTCCTACGTCAAGCGGCTTTAACACAGCCATTACGCCGCTAACGTCCGTTAAAACCATGTGTGCTCTTGTAAACTGAAGCTATTATAAATTTAAATCAAATTAATTTAAAGTTACAGAATTAAAGTCAAAATACATTTTCCATGTTGTAATGAAATTCCCACTTTCTGTCTAAAAACCGAATTATTATATAATTATATATAATAGCAGTAGGTCAAAGTTTATTAAAATTTCATTTCATTATATCATTTATACTCCATCCAAAATCATTTCTTATATGCCGAAACATAGAACTTGCCTTTTTCACCGCACCCGTCTGAAACAAAAATATACAGTCGGCATTTGCTTTTTAAATATTGTTCAGCCAATAAAACAGCCTTTTCATTGTCATATTCGAGAAACTCAATAAAGCTTTTCTTAACGCTTTCAGCCGTTTCCCTTCCTCCGTCGAAAACAGCCCCAAATCTGCCTGAAAAAGCAATACAGTAAAGCCCGTTGCCTATATAATCGATATCGTCGTCCGCCGACTCGCCTTCGATAAAAGGATTTCCTATTATTCCGCCGCTGTTATATTTAACCCCTTCAACAAACACGCTTGCTCCAACTGCAAACACCTCTTTGATTGAAATACTGACAATTAATCGGTTTAAATTTAAGTCAACTATATATTCGTCATGTGTTTCCTGAAAAACTGCGCTGCTTATACCGTTTTTATATTCACTGCATGCCTTTGCGGCATATCCCATTTTGCATATGCCGCAAACTTTAATGCGTATACCGTTTTTTGTAGCGCTCTCCGTCAAAAATATTTCCATCTCATTTAATATGTTTTTTAACAAAAATCTCAATCCTATCAAGCGCCTCTTCTATATTTTCAACCGAATATGCATATGAACAGCGGATAAACCCTTCCCCACATTCGCCGAACGCAGTTCCCGGTACAACGGCAACTTTCTGGTCATAGAGAAGTTCTTTGCAGAAGTCTTTACTTTTCATGCCCGTCTTTTGTATACTTGGAAAAACATAAAACGCTCCCCTCGGCTCAAAACAATCAAGCCCCATCTGCCTGAAACGCCCTACAATCAATTTTCTCCTTGCATCATATGCTTCCCGCATAATTTCTATATCATTGTCCCTGTCCGCTCCCCTTAACGCCTCAATACCCGCAAACTGGCTTGGCGTCGGAGCGCACATGGCAATATACTGATGTATTTTATTCATATTATAAATAAACTCCTCCGGGCCGGCCGCATATCCCAAACGCCATCCTGTCATGGCAAACGCTTTTGAAAAACCGTTTAACACAATAGTCCTTTCGTACATTCCCGGAAGCGAAGCAATGGAGGCATGCCTTCCTCCGTAAGTAAGTTCCGAATATATTTCATCGCTTATTACAATTATGTCATTTTCAATTATTACTTTTGAAATCGCCGCCAGATCATCAATTTCCATTATACCGCCTGTAGGGTTATTAGGATATGGCAGTATAAGAGCTTTTGTTTTTGGAGTTATACAAGCTTTAAGCTCGTCAGGGGTAAGCCTGAATTCATTTTCGGCTTTTGTAACAATAGGTACTGCAATACCGCCGCACATGGTTATACAAGGCTTATAGCTTACATATGAAGGCTCCACAACAAGAACCTCGTCGCCGGGATTAACCAAGGCCCTCAAGGCTAAATCAATTCCCTCGCTTGCTCCTATTGTAACAAGTATCTGATGCTCAGGCGCATATTGTATATCATACCTTTCATCGAGATAATCGGAAATTGCTTCCCTAAGTTCAATCATTCCGGTATTAGAAGAATATGACGTAAGGCCTTTTTCAATGGAAGAAATAGCCGCTTCTCTGACATGCCACGGCGTTTCAAAATCCGGTTCGCCAACGCCAAGCGAAATAGCGTCTTTCATCATATTTGCAACGTCAAAAAATTCCCTGATGCCGGAACTCGGCATATCTATGATTCCTTTTGCGATATATTTAGACATAAAATAAACCTCTTTGCTTATAAAATTATTAGAATTGATATAATCTTTATAATACCATAAAGTATATATATTTATCTACCTAAAATTAAAAAATATGTTTAAAAAGGCCGCATAATGCATATTTACATTAAGCAGCCTCTTTTAAATTACCGATTTTATTTTTCCCGGCCTTTAAAATATTTGCTGTCGCAAAACTTACTGGAAGGATTGCTTTCAACCAAAGCTTTTAATTCTTCAAACTGAATATCAGCCTTTTCAAGTTCTTTGGATTTTAAAAATAATTTAGCTTTTTCATAAATTACCGAAGCATATTCATCCGATTTGTTTCCAAATTCATCTTTGTATATCTGCCCGCATTTATTCAATAATGTTTCCGATACGGCATACTTTTTTAACTCTGCATTCAACTTTGCCATTTTAAATACAATATCTGCAAAATCAGCGGTTTCACCATCTTTATTTACAATTATCACAGATACTTCATGCATACATTCGAGAGCTTCTGTTTTCTTTCCTGTCCTTTTATACAAGACTGCCAGCTTCAAAAGGTCGTTTAAATATTCCCGGCTGTCATCACCGATAAGCCTTCTTATTGAAACGCTTAAATTCATATTTGAAACCGCTTTCTCATAGTCCTTATTTTTTTCGTCAATAACGGCCATTTTTTTTGTTACGTCGGAAAAAATAAGGCTCTCCGTTCCAATATATTTTTCCATAAAATTCTTTACATTTTCAAAATGTTTATAAGCCTCATTATAATCTTTCCGTTCAAATTCACACATTCCAAGCCCAACGCCGCCAAGATAACTTACGGAATCATCATCGTTTGAACTGGCCTTTAAAAAATAACCGTAAGCTTTATCAATTTTCTTATCTTTTAGAAGGGCGTTTCCCATAAAAACAGATATCTCTCCTATGGATCTTCCTTTGTCCCCGACAATTATAAATTCTGTTTCAAGAGCCTTTACAAGCAATTTTTCACCTTCCGGCAAATTGCCTGTTTCAACCAGAAGTTTGCCTTCCGCCTTCAATGCATCGGCATACTGAAGGCTGCATTCTCCATATTTACACAATATTATATTTTTAGCGCTTTCGAGTATTTCAAATGCGCGTTTCTCTTCACCGGTTTTGGCATAAAGAAAAGCATATTTTAAGATTATGTCAAGCCTTTCCTCATTGTTTTTGCACCCAGAAAGCTCAACCGCTTTTAAAAAATGTTCAAGGGCTTTTTCGTATTGTCCCAGCTCACTATAATATTTGCAAAGTTCTATTCTGGAATTTCTTAATTCGTTTACAGTATCTTTAAAATCCGGGTTATCATCGCCCATGGCAATTTTTTGTATTTCCATTGCATATTCAAAATCGCTTACAGCCGTTTCAAACTTACCGCATTTCATTTCAGCCATAGCTAAATAATAAAGGCCCCTGGCAAACCTAGGGTGGTTTCTTCCATAAATATGTTTCCTGATGGAAAGAGCTTCTTCCATATATTCAACGGCCGCCTTAAAATTACATTTATTAAAGTTCGTTTCAGCCATAAACTGTAAATTTACAATGTACGGCATATCGTTGTCAGCCTTTATATTTTTCCTAATCCTCAAAGCTTCTTTAAAATACTCCTCAGCCCTATTGTAGTTTTTCTCTTTTAAACATAAACGCCCCAACGCGGTTAATGCGTCTATATATAAAGAATCGTTTTCACCCGAAAGCTGTTTCCTCAATATTCTGGCTTCATTATACTTTTCAAAAGCCATTTCAAAATCTCCCTTTTCGCTGTAAACATGGCCAAGGCTTTCAATACCGATTGTGTAGCTTAATGTTCCTTCGCCCACATTTTTTTTCTTATAGTCAAGGGATTTTAATATATACTCGGCTGCATCGTCGCATTTTCCCATTTTTAAATAATCAAGCCCTATATTGTTAAGGCAGTCGGCATAAAATTGATGTTCCTCGCCTACAAGATTTTTTAATACTGCAAGAGCCTCTTTATGCGTTGCGAGGGCCCTGCCGTAATCTTTCTTTTTTATAAAAGCATTTGCAAGCGAATTCAGGTTTGTTATATAATCTAAATGTGTTTTTTCAAGAAGTGTTTTTCTTGCCTCAATAGCCCTTTTATAGTAAACGACAGCTTGATCGTAAAGCTTTGATTTCTCACAAACCGCTGCCGCTTCAAGAAGGGTTGACAAATAATAAAAGTTTTCCTTGCCGCCTTCCATTTTTATAATTTCAATAGCTTTGCTGTAATTTGAAATAGATTTCTTAAACATTCCCTTAACGGCGTATACTCTTGCACAGCCGCAAAGTATATCGGCATAATCGCTTTTTGAAAAATCTGTCCTTTTTTCAGCAAGTTTCATGGCTGCTTCAAAATTTTCCAATGCTTTTTCATAATTTTTCAGATCCTCATAAGCATTTGCAAGGTTATACCTGCCTATTATACAGTCATTGTGAGTTTCAGGAAGGTTGTTTTCCCTTATTTTCAGCGATTTTTTATGCAACGCCAACGCTTCGTTGTAATTTCCCTCAAGACTTATTGACACGGCCATGTTCCCTATTGTATCGGCATATGTCAAATCATTTTCACCAAGAAGCCTGCTTCTTATTTCAGCGGCGTTTTTATAACAGCTTACCGCTTTAGAATGAGCCATTACATCATCATAAACAATAGCCATATTATTTATATCATTAGCATATTCAAGGCTTTTTGTGTCTTTATTGTCCTTATACAATTTTATAATTTGATTTCCTAGGCGCAGCGCTTCAGTATATTCGCCGTCGTTATAGGCATTAAAAAAGTCGCTGCGCAGTTTAACGATTTCCCCTATGTAATGAGCCATTTTTACCTCCCGGTACATTTTCTGGTTATATATCCGAATTATCAATTTTAATTTCTAAATCCAAAAACGCTTCTTTTATTATATCATAAGAATAGCCTCTTCTCAGTAGAAATTCTTGGAGCCTGCGTTTTTCTTTAAAAGAAATTTTCCTGTTCCCCTTCAGCTTCTTTTCTAAAAGCTGCTGCGCGCCCTTTGTTTCATTGAGTTCTTCGTCAATAAAAGCTTTATCTATTATTCCGTCCTTAACGCCTAATTCCCTTAATTTACATCGTACGGCATATCTTCCTTTAGGATTCAATTTTGAACACTGCCGTATATAAGCCTTAGAATATTCCAAATCGTTTAAATAATTATATTTTTCAAGAAATTCAATAACTCTGTCTGTAACATCGCTGTCATAACCGCTGTCGTTAAGTTTTCTTAAAACTTCTTTTTCCGTACGCATTTTATATCCGAGAAACTTGAGAGCTGTATCCTGAGCTTTAATATATAAAACTGTATCTTTAATATAATTGTACTTCTCCTCTGATATTTCATAGCCCTCTTTAATCTTAAAATAAAGTATATCCTCCATTATAAGCCCAAAAGCAAATTCTCCGTCTATAAAAATATTATATCTTTCTTTATCTTTTTTTTGCTGTTTAATAGATGTTACTATCATATTTATACCCCTTAAATTATAAAAACTGCCCAAGCCATAAATAACCGGGCAGTTTGCAGACGTTGGCCTTTCTACTCCATAAAAAGTTCATTTGACGCGTCGTCTTTATCTTCTTCAAGTTCATTCAAAAAATCAGCCTCAAATTCATCGTCAGCATCCTTTTTGCCTTTTGATTTCTTTTTGTTTGCGGCAATTTCTTCTTGCGAAATTTCTCCCGTAATTTCTACTTTATTTCCATCCGAATCAAAGCCGTAATATGCCCTCACTTTTGCATCAATTTCCTTAGCAATATCAGGGTTTTCAATTATAAACTGCTTTGCATTTTCACGTCCCTGGCCTATTCTCGTTTCACCATATGAAAACCACGATCCGCTTTTTTTAACTATACCGAGATCAGTGGCAAGGTCAAGTATATCTCCCTCTTTTGAAATTCCCTTGCCATACATTATATCGAATTCAGCCACTTTAAACGGAGGGGCAATCTTATTTTTTGATATTTTTGCTTTAGTTCTGCTTCCGACAATTTCATCCCCCTGTTTAATAGCTTCCTGTTTCCTGATTTCGATCCTGACGGAAGCATAAAATTTCAGCGCCCGTCCGCCGGTTGTGGTTTCGGGATTTCCATAAGCTATTCCTATTTTTTCCCTCAGCTGGTTAATAAATATAACCGTACAATTAGTCTTGCCGATTATACCGGTCAATTTCCTCAGTGCCTGACTCATGAGCCTTGCTTGAAGCCCCACATGGCTGTCTCCCATTTCGCCCTCAATTTCGGCACGCGGAACAAGGGCGGCGACAGAATCGACAATTATAATGTCAATGGCTCCGCTTCTAACCATAGTTTCAGTAATTTCAAGAGCTTCCTCACCGTCGCTTGGCTGTGATATATAAAGATTGTTTATATCTACGCCAAGAGCTTTTGCATACAAAGGATCGAGCGCATGCTCCGCATCCACAAAACCGGCGATTCCTCCTTTTTTCTGAACTTCGGCAACCATATGTAAAGCTACCGTTGTCTTTCCCGACGACTCCGGGCCGTAAATCTCAACTATACGACCTTTCGGCACCCCTCCGGCCCCAAGAGCAATATCAAGGCTCAATGAACCTGTCGGCGTAACTTCCACATTCATCTTATGGTCGTTATCGCCAAGCTTCATTACAGCTCCGTCTCCGAATTTTTTTTCTATATACCCCAAAGCTGCCTCAAGGGCTTTTTCCTTGCTTTCAAATTGTTTATCTAAATCTTTTTTTAAATTTTTCTTCTCAGCCATATATACCTCCGGTAATCAAAAAGCAAACTTATGTTCTGTATTTTATATCATTTAGCTTTTCCAGTCAATAATTTGCCGGCAAAGTTTAAATAAAATTTCGGTTTTATTTCCGCTGTAATAACAGCGGCAAATATAAGGGAACAGCCGACCAACATCCTAAAGCTGATTTGTTCGCCGTAAAAAACAGCTGAAGAAACAGCGGCAAAAACCGATTCCGACGTTATTATAATAGACGTGCTTGTCGGAGTTGTAACTTTCTGACCAATACTTTGAAAAAGGAAATATAAAAATGTACAGAATATACCCGAAACCAACATCATTATTATATCAAACGCTTTCGGAAAAGGAAGCGCGGCATGTTCAAATAAAGATACTGCCACCGCTAAAATCATAACCACAACGCTTTCAACAATAGTGAGACTTACAGGACTGCACTGCGAAACATATCTGTCCATAATAACTATTTGAAATGCAAACATTACCGCCGCTCCAAATGAAATTACCGCTCCAAGACTTATTTCCATTTTCTCGTTAAGAGACAACATTGCAACGCCAATTACCGCTAATAAAGCTCCCAAAACGGCGTATATATCAGGCCGCTTCTTAAATACTGCCCATACAATAAAAGGAACTATCACAGCAGTTGTACATGAAAGGAAAGCGTTTACAGACGGCGTAGTACGTTTAAGGCCCTCCATAAGCATAAAGAAAAGCATAAACAATAAAATCCCCATAACGGCGCCGCCTTTAAGCTCTTTTTCAGTAATCCTCTTTAATTCTTTTATATAAAACAAACACATAAAAATAACAGCTATTATATATCTGATCGCAACACACTGTATAGGGGTATACCCTGCATCTAACACATTTTTCATTGCCACAAAGCCAAAGCCGCCCATTGCCGCCGCCAAAAAAAGCAGAGCCGTTCCCTTCCTTTTGCTCATTAAACCTCTTCCTCCGCCAAAATTGTACGCCTTAGCCAGTCAAAAACAGAATCAACCGTTTTTTCCCGTATCCTCTCACGGTTGCCGACCATATGCAGTTCTTTGGTTTTGACTTTTCCTTTGTAGTACATGCCTATAAATACCATTCCAACAGGTTTTTCGGGCGTTCCTCCTCCAGGTCCAGCAATACCCGTAGTTGAAAGGCCTATATCGGTTTTTGCCGCTTTTGCAATGCCATAAGCCATTTCTTCCGCAACTTCATGGCTTACGGCTCCGTATTTTTCAAGCGTTTCTCTTTTTACGCCAAGCCTTCTCATTTTTGCATCGTTACTGTATGTAACGTCGCCCTCGACAAATATCTTTGATATGCCCGGAATGTCCGTAAATCTTGAAGCAAGGAGCCCCCCCGTACAGCTTTCGCTTACAGCCGCGGTAAGCCCTCTTTCCATGAGCATGCCGCATGTAACTTCGCTTATTGTCGTATCTCCCTCGGCGTATAAATCCGAACCTAGCCTTCTGTAAATTTCATCTGCCACAGGCTTAATAATATCATTCGCCTCATCCTTGCTTTTTGCTTTGGCAGTAAGACGGACAACAGCCTCAAACTTTTTCACATATGTTGCAATGGTAGGATTTGTTTGATTGTCAATAAGATCTATAAGCCTGTTTTCCAGTTCGCTTTCGCCTATTTTAGAAACTCTCAACACCCTTGAAACAAATGTATACTCCTGTTTAGCGGCAAGGAACGGCTCTGCATATTCTTCAAACATCGGTATAAGTTCCCTCGGAGGCCCCGGCAGCATTATAAGTATTTTATTTCCGTCCTCCACAATAATTCCCGGCGCAGTTCCGTTTTTATTGTACATAACAATAGAACCTTCAGGAACTCGAACCTGTTTGAGATTATTATCTGTCATTTTCCTGTTAAGCTTTGCAAAAAAGCCTTTCAGCATTTCAAGGGCTTTTTCGTCATATACAAATTTTTTGCCGAAATATTTTGTACATGTTTCTTTTGTTATATCGTCCTCCGTAGGCCCCAGCCCTCCGGAGGTAATAATAAGATCCGCTCTGCCAAATGCATTTTTAACTGCTTGGGAAAGCCTTTCCTCATTGTCTCCTACCACTGTTTGAAAATGTACGTCTATTCCCAAAGCCGCAAGCTTTTTTGATATATACTGAGCGTTCGTATTAACTATATCTCCAAGCAAAAGTTCAGTTCCGACAGCTAAAATTTCTGCTTTCATTTAATGTCACCTTACCCTTTTAAAACGTTAATATTTTTAACTATATAGTCAACTCCTGATATTATAGTTAAAACAGCAGAAACGTATATAAGTATTTGTTCAATTATATTGCCTTGAAACGCCCCGCTTAAAACAATTATTATCATAATCATTTGGCTTACGGTTTTAGCTTTTCCCCACATGCTTGCCGCAATAACGACTCCCGTTTCCACAGCTATAAGCCTGAAGCCCGTTATTATAAATTCACG
Above is a window of Anaerotignum faecicola DNA encoding:
- a CDS encoding competence/damage-inducible protein A, whose amino-acid sequence is MKAEILAVGTELLLGDIVNTNAQYISKKLAALGIDVHFQTVVGDNEERLSQAVKNAFGRADLIITSGGLGPTEDDITKETCTKYFGKKFVYDEKALEMLKGFFAKLNRKMTDNNLKQVRVPEGSIVMYNKNGTAPGIIVEDGNKILIMLPGPPRELIPMFEEYAEPFLAAKQEYTFVSRVLRVSKIGESELENRLIDLIDNQTNPTIATYVKKFEAVVRLTAKAKSKDEANDIIKPVADEIYRRLGSDLYAEGDTTISEVTCGMLMERGLTAAVSESCTGGLLASRFTDIPGISKIFVEGDVTYSNDAKMRRLGVKRETLEKYGAVSHEVAEEMAYGIAKAAKTDIGLSTTGIAGPGGGTPEKPVGMVFIGMYYKGKVKTKELHMVGNRERIREKTVDSVFDWLRRTILAEEEV
- a CDS encoding DMT family transporter, with product MSKRKGTALLFLAAAMGGFGFVAMKNVLDAGYTPIQCVAIRYIIAVIFMCLFYIKELKRITEKELKGGAVMGILLFMLFFMLMEGLKRTTPSVNAFLSCTTAVIVPFIVWAVFKKRPDIYAVLGALLAVIGVAMLSLNEKMEISLGAVISFGAAVMFAFQIVIMDRYVSQCSPVSLTIVESVVVMILAVAVSLFEHAALPFPKAFDIIMMLVSGIFCTFLYFLFQSIGQKVTTPTSTSIIITSESVFAAVSSAVFYGEQISFRMLVGCSLIFAAVITAEIKPKFYLNFAGKLLTGKAK
- a CDS encoding tetratricopeptide repeat protein, producing the protein MAHYIGEIVKLRSDFFNAYNDGEYTEALRLGNQIIKLYKDNKDTKSLEYANDINNMAIVYDDVMAHSKAVSCYKNAAEIRSRLLGENDLTYADTIGNMAVSISLEGNYNEALALHKKSLKIRENNLPETHNDCIIGRYNLANAYEDLKNYEKALENFEAAMKLAEKRTDFSKSDYADILCGCARVYAVKGMFKKSISNYSKAIEIIKMEGGKENFYYLSTLLEAAAVCEKSKLYDQAVVYYKRAIEARKTLLEKTHLDYITNLNSLANAFIKKKDYGRALATHKEALAVLKNLVGEEHQFYADCLNNIGLDYLKMGKCDDAAEYILKSLDYKKKNVGEGTLSYTIGIESLGHVYSEKGDFEMAFEKYNEARILRKQLSGENDSLYIDALTALGRLCLKEKNYNRAEEYFKEALRIRKNIKADNDMPYIVNLQFMAETNFNKCNFKAAVEYMEEALSIRKHIYGRNHPRFARGLYYLAMAEMKCGKFETAVSDFEYAMEIQKIAMGDDNPDFKDTVNELRNSRIELCKYYSELGQYEKALEHFLKAVELSGCKNNEERLDIILKYAFLYAKTGEEKRAFEILESAKNIILCKYGECSLQYADALKAEGKLLVETGNLPEGEKLLVKALETEFIIVGDKGRSIGEISVFMGNALLKDKKIDKAYGYFLKASSNDDDSVSYLGGVGLGMCEFERKDYNEAYKHFENVKNFMEKYIGTESLIFSDVTKKMAVIDEKNKDYEKAVSNMNLSVSIRRLIGDDSREYLNDLLKLAVLYKRTGKKTEALECMHEVSVIIVNKDGETADFADIVFKMAKLNAELKKYAVSETLLNKCGQIYKDEFGNKSDEYASVIYEKAKLFLKSKELEKADIQFEELKALVESNPSSKFCDSKYFKGREK
- a CDS encoding aminotransferase class I/II-fold pyridoxal phosphate-dependent enzyme, whose amino-acid sequence is MSKYIAKGIIDMPSSGIREFFDVANMMKDAISLGVGEPDFETPWHVREAAISSIEKGLTSYSSNTGMIELREAISDYLDERYDIQYAPEHQILVTIGASEGIDLALRALVNPGDEVLVVEPSYVSYKPCITMCGGIAVPIVTKAENEFRLTPDELKACITPKTKALILPYPNNPTGGIMEIDDLAAISKVIIENDIIVISDEIYSELTYGGRHASIASLPGMYERTIVLNGFSKAFAMTGWRLGYAAGPEEFIYNMNKIHQYIAMCAPTPSQFAGIEALRGADRDNDIEIMREAYDARRKLIVGRFRQMGLDCFEPRGAFYVFPSIQKTGMKSKDFCKELLYDQKVAVVPGTAFGECGEGFIRCSYAYSVENIEEALDRIEIFVKKHIK
- the recA gene encoding recombinase RecA, whose translation is MAEKKNLKKDLDKQFESKEKALEAALGYIEKKFGDGAVMKLGDNDHKMNVEVTPTGSLSLDIALGAGGVPKGRIVEIYGPESSGKTTVALHMVAEVQKKGGIAGFVDAEHALDPLYAKALGVDINNLYISQPSDGEEALEITETMVRSGAIDIIIVDSVAALVPRAEIEGEMGDSHVGLQARLMSQALRKLTGIIGKTNCTVIFINQLREKIGIAYGNPETTTGGRALKFYASVRIEIRKQEAIKQGDEIVGSRTKAKISKNKIAPPFKVAEFDIMYGKGISKEGDILDLATDLGIVKKSGSWFSYGETRIGQGRENAKQFIIENPDIAKEIDAKVRAYYGFDSDGNKVEITGEISQEEIAANKKKSKGKKDADDEFEADFLNELEEDKDDASNELFME
- a CDS encoding RecX family transcriptional regulator — protein: MIVTSIKQQKKDKERYNIFIDGEFAFGLIMEDILYFKIKEGYEISEEKYNYIKDTVLYIKAQDTALKFLGYKMRTEKEVLRKLNDSGYDSDVTDRVIEFLEKYNYLNDLEYSKAYIRQCSKLNPKGRYAVRCKLRELGVKDGIIDKAFIDEELNETKGAQQLLEKKLKGNRKISFKEKRRLQEFLLRRGYSYDIIKEAFLDLEIKIDNSDI